Part of the Sphingomonas morindae genome, AGGTTGACCAGCGGCACGGAACGCGCCGCGGGCGGGGTGTCGGGGAGGATGACGGGGGCGCCGATCGGCAGCACCGCGCCGAGCCCGGCCAGGCCCGGATTGCGCGCCAGCACGCCGGCGATGTCGGCCGCGCCCAGGCCGCGTTCGCGCCAGATCAGCAGATCGAGCGTGTCTCCCTGGCGCGCGACGAGCGTGTCGCCCGCCGCCATCAGATCAACTCCACCAGGGTGCGCGTGCGGCCCTTCAGGTCGCGAATGGCGTGCAGCGCGTCGCGGCGCAGCGTCTCGGGCGCGCCCTCGAGCGCGTCGATCGCGCGATCGCCGGCGCCGGTCGTGTCGAAGTCGCGATAGCGCTCGATGATTCGCGCCTTGGCGTAGAGCGCCACCGCGTCGCGATAGAGGAGGACGAGCCGCGACGTGCCGTCGATCGCGGGCGCGGGCACATCGCCGAGGCGGGCATGGCCGGCGGCGGCCTGCTCGGCGCGCCACGGCTCCAGATCCGCGCCGGCGGTGAGAATGCCATGGATCAGCGCCGCGCGCAGCCGCGCGGGCGTCACCGTCTTCTGGTCGCGGAAGCGATGCGCCTCGCGCGCCTGGGCGGGATCGATGTCGGGCCACCACCCGCCCGCGATCACGGGCTCGGCGACATCCTCGGCCGAGGGCAGCTCGGGCGGGCCGTCGGTGCGGGTGACGAAGCGTGCGGACATGGATCCTCCTTTCCGCGCCCGCCCGGTTTACGGGGGTGGGGATCGGGTCAGAGAGCGGCCAGGCCGAGGCCTCCCGTCTCGCGCGATCCGCCCCCGAGCGCCGGGGGGCGAGCGTATCAGCCGGCCTTGGCCGGCCTGTTCGGTGCGGGCGGCGCGAGCGCCTTCTCGAGCTGGTTGAGCTTGCCGGTGACGCCGATGCGCGGATCCAGCGCGCGGGCGCGGCGGAGCGCGTCGCGCGCGAGGGTCAGCGTTGGGTCGACCGCGTCGGGCGCGGCGCGCGCCGCCGCCTTCATCCGTTCGAAGCCGATCGCCTTCCAAAGCTTGGCGCGCGGCGCGTCGTGCATGTCGAGCGCGGCGGTCAGCGCCTCGGCGGTGAGCAGCACGTCGAGCGGAAAGCCGCGT contains:
- a CDS encoding head completion/stabilization protein; translation: MSARFVTRTDGPPELPSAEDVAEPVIAGGWWPDIDPAQAREAHRFRDQKTVTPARLRAALIHGILTAGADLEPWRAEQAAAGHARLGDVPAPAIDGTSRLVLLYRDAVALYAKARIIERYRDFDTTGAGDRAIDALEGAPETLRRDALHAIRDLKGRTRTLVELI
- a CDS encoding tail protein X gives rise to the protein MAAGDTLVARQGDTLDLLIWRERGLGAADIAGVLARNPGLAGLGAVLPIGAPVILPDTPPAARSVPLVNLWD